Proteins from one Bradyrhizobium amphicarpaeae genomic window:
- a CDS encoding MarR family winged helix-turn-helix transcriptional regulator: MKDNNDMPGHLARRFQQIAVAVFLAEVADAGFDLTPVQYAALATIKANPGLDQVTLAGLIAYDRTTITGVIDRLVQKGLAERRASSRDRRARELEITDEGRRTLRKITPAVESAQRILLRGLSTKEGEELMRLLRKAIAAGNDLSRAPLRDVQA; encoded by the coding sequence GTGAAAGACAACAACGACATGCCCGGGCATCTGGCGCGCCGGTTCCAACAGATCGCCGTTGCCGTGTTCCTGGCCGAGGTCGCGGATGCCGGCTTCGACCTCACGCCGGTGCAATACGCCGCGCTCGCGACCATCAAGGCCAATCCGGGGCTCGACCAGGTGACGCTCGCAGGCTTGATCGCCTATGACCGAACTACCATCACCGGCGTGATCGATCGCCTCGTGCAGAAGGGCCTGGCCGAGCGCCGCGCCTCTAGCCGCGATCGCCGCGCCCGCGAGCTCGAGATCACCGACGAGGGCCGGCGCACGCTGCGCAAGATCACGCCGGCCGTGGAATCGGCCCAGCGCATCCTGCTGCGCGGCCTCAGCACGAAAGAAGGCGAGGAATTGATGCGGCTGCTGCGCAAGGCGATTGCCGCGGGCAACGATCTGAGCCGCGCGCCACTGCGCGACGTGCAGGCATGA